One stretch of Myxocyprinus asiaticus isolate MX2 ecotype Aquarium Trade chromosome 23, UBuf_Myxa_2, whole genome shotgun sequence DNA includes these proteins:
- the LOC127413722 gene encoding bone morphogenetic protein receptor type-1A-like isoform X3 — translation MARLLSFSAVLAGVCILLRLCVGAGQNPDHVLQGTGVRPGSDFRRPGDDSTVAPEDAARFLSCHCSGHCPDDAKNNTCETNGQCFAITEEDENGDVILSSGCMKYEGSHFQCKDSQFAQTRRTIECCQFDFCNRDLKPELPPRDLEPPDSHWLAFLISVTVCCCTLICVTVICYYRYKWQTERQRYHRDLKQDEAFIPVGESLKDLINQSQTSGSGSGLPLLVQRTIAKQIQTVRLIGKGRYGEVWLGRWRGEKVAVKVFFTREEASWFRETEIYQTVLMRHENILGFIAADINGSGASTQLYLITDYHENGSLYDYLKFTILDTHALLRLAYSAACGLCHLHTEIYGTQGKPAIAHRDLKSKNILVKKNATCCIADLGFAVKFNSDTNEVDIPLSTRMGTRRYMAPEVLDETLNKNHFQAYIMADIYSYGLVIWEMARRCVTGGIVEEYQLPYYEMVPSDPSYEDMLEVVCVKGLRPTVSNRWNSDECLRAMLKLMSECWAHNPASRLTILRIKKTLAKMVESQDIKI, via the exons CAGGTCAGAATCCTGACCACGTGCTGCAGGGCACTGGAGTGAGGCCTGGCTCAGACTTCAGAAGGCCTGGGGATGACTCTACTGTGGCACCAGAAGATGCTGCTCGCTTTCTCAGCTGCCACTGTTCAGGACACTGCCCTGACGACGCCAAGAATAACACCTGCGA GACAAATGGGCAGTGCTTTGCTATCACTGAAGAAGATGAAAACGGAGATGTGATCCTAAGCTCAGGCTGTATGAAATATGAGGGCTCTCACTTTCAGTGCAAG GATTCACAGTTTGCACAGACACGTCGAACCATTGAATGCTGCCAGTTTGATTTTTGTAATCGAGACCTAAAGCCAGAGTTACCACCTCGAGACTTGG AACCACCAGACTCTCATTGGCTGGCCTTCCTCATTTCAGTAACTGTGTGCTGCTGCaccctcatctgtgtcactgtcaTCTGTTATTACAG GTATAAGTGGCAGACAGAGAGGCAGCGCTACCATAGAGACCTGAAGCAGGACGAGGCCTTTATCCCAGTAGGAGAATCTCTAAAAGATCTCATCAACCAATCTCAAACATCAGGCAGTGGCTCCGGGCTCCCTCTGCTG GTCCAGCGCACCATTGCAAAGCAGATCCAGACAGTGCGTCTTATTGGTAAAGGGCGATATGGAGAGGTGTGGCTGGGTCGGTGGAGGGGGGAGAAGGTAGCAGTGAAAGTGTTCTTTACTCGAGAGGAGGCCAGCTGGTTTCGAGAGACAGAGATCTACCAAACCGTGCTCATGAGACATGAGAATATACTAG GCTTCATTGCTGCTGACATAAATGGCAGTGGAGCCTCTACGCAACTCTACCTGATCACTGACTACCATGAGAATGGCTCTCTTTATGACTATTTGAAGTTCACCATTCTGGATACACATGCCCTGCTTAGACTGGCCTACTCTGCTGCCTGTGGCCTGTGTCACCTGCACACAGAGATCTACGGCACACAAGGAAAACCTGCTATAGCTCATAGAGACCTGAAGAGCAAGAACATCCTCGTTAAGAAAAATGCCACCTGTTGCATCGCTGACCTGGGCTTTGCTGTCAAATTTAATAG TGACACAAATGAAGTGGACATCCCACTGAGTACACGTATGGGGACCAGACGTTATATGGCTCCAGAAGTCCTGGACGAGACTCTGAATAAGAACCACTTCCAAGCTTACATCATGGCCGACATCTACAGCTATGGACTGGTTATTTGGGAAATGGCCAGACGCTGTGTTACTGGAG GTATCGTGGAGGAATATCAGCTACCATATTATGAGATGGTTCCATCAGACCCATCTTATGAGGATATGCTAGAGGTAGTGTGTGTCAAAGGACTGCGGCCAACTGTATCTAACAGATGGAACAGTGATGAG TGCCTGAGGGCCATGTTGAAGCTGATGTCAGAATGCTGGGCCCACAATCCTGCGTCACGCCTGACCATCCTACGAATCAAGAAGACTTTAGCGAAAATGGTGGAATCTCAAGACATTAAAATCTGA
- the LOC127413722 gene encoding bone morphogenetic protein receptor type-1A-like isoform X1, with the protein MQFGRSTTWIRMTPATSLHAYKTLCQHASQKWIFLYAGQNPDHVLQGTGVRPGSDFRRPGDDSTVAPEDAARFLSCHCSGHCPDDAKNNTCETNGQCFAITEEDENGDVILSSGCMKYEGSHFQCKDSQFAQTRRTIECCQFDFCNRDLKPELPPRDLEPPDSHWLAFLISVTVCCCTLICVTVICYYRYKWQTERQRYHRDLKQDEAFIPVGESLKDLINQSQTSGSGSGLPLLVQRTIAKQIQTVRLIGKGRYGEVWLGRWRGEKVAVKVFFTREEASWFRETEIYQTVLMRHENILGFIAADINGSGASTQLYLITDYHENGSLYDYLKFTILDTHALLRLAYSAACGLCHLHTEIYGTQGKPAIAHRDLKSKNILVKKNATCCIADLGFAVKFNSDTNEVDIPLSTRMGTRRYMAPEVLDETLNKNHFQAYIMADIYSYGLVIWEMARRCVTGGIVEEYQLPYYEMVPSDPSYEDMLEVVCVKGLRPTVSNRWNSDECLRAMLKLMSECWAHNPASRLTILRIKKTLAKMVESQDIKI; encoded by the exons CAGGTCAGAATCCTGACCACGTGCTGCAGGGCACTGGAGTGAGGCCTGGCTCAGACTTCAGAAGGCCTGGGGATGACTCTACTGTGGCACCAGAAGATGCTGCTCGCTTTCTCAGCTGCCACTGTTCAGGACACTGCCCTGACGACGCCAAGAATAACACCTGCGA GACAAATGGGCAGTGCTTTGCTATCACTGAAGAAGATGAAAACGGAGATGTGATCCTAAGCTCAGGCTGTATGAAATATGAGGGCTCTCACTTTCAGTGCAAG GATTCACAGTTTGCACAGACACGTCGAACCATTGAATGCTGCCAGTTTGATTTTTGTAATCGAGACCTAAAGCCAGAGTTACCACCTCGAGACTTGG AACCACCAGACTCTCATTGGCTGGCCTTCCTCATTTCAGTAACTGTGTGCTGCTGCaccctcatctgtgtcactgtcaTCTGTTATTACAG GTATAAGTGGCAGACAGAGAGGCAGCGCTACCATAGAGACCTGAAGCAGGACGAGGCCTTTATCCCAGTAGGAGAATCTCTAAAAGATCTCATCAACCAATCTCAAACATCAGGCAGTGGCTCCGGGCTCCCTCTGCTG GTCCAGCGCACCATTGCAAAGCAGATCCAGACAGTGCGTCTTATTGGTAAAGGGCGATATGGAGAGGTGTGGCTGGGTCGGTGGAGGGGGGAGAAGGTAGCAGTGAAAGTGTTCTTTACTCGAGAGGAGGCCAGCTGGTTTCGAGAGACAGAGATCTACCAAACCGTGCTCATGAGACATGAGAATATACTAG GCTTCATTGCTGCTGACATAAATGGCAGTGGAGCCTCTACGCAACTCTACCTGATCACTGACTACCATGAGAATGGCTCTCTTTATGACTATTTGAAGTTCACCATTCTGGATACACATGCCCTGCTTAGACTGGCCTACTCTGCTGCCTGTGGCCTGTGTCACCTGCACACAGAGATCTACGGCACACAAGGAAAACCTGCTATAGCTCATAGAGACCTGAAGAGCAAGAACATCCTCGTTAAGAAAAATGCCACCTGTTGCATCGCTGACCTGGGCTTTGCTGTCAAATTTAATAG TGACACAAATGAAGTGGACATCCCACTGAGTACACGTATGGGGACCAGACGTTATATGGCTCCAGAAGTCCTGGACGAGACTCTGAATAAGAACCACTTCCAAGCTTACATCATGGCCGACATCTACAGCTATGGACTGGTTATTTGGGAAATGGCCAGACGCTGTGTTACTGGAG GTATCGTGGAGGAATATCAGCTACCATATTATGAGATGGTTCCATCAGACCCATCTTATGAGGATATGCTAGAGGTAGTGTGTGTCAAAGGACTGCGGCCAACTGTATCTAACAGATGGAACAGTGATGAG TGCCTGAGGGCCATGTTGAAGCTGATGTCAGAATGCTGGGCCCACAATCCTGCGTCACGCCTGACCATCCTACGAATCAAGAAGACTTTAGCGAAAATGGTGGAATCTCAAGACATTAAAATCTGA
- the LOC127413722 gene encoding bone morphogenetic protein receptor type-1A-like isoform X4: MARLLSFSAVLAGVCILLRLCVGGQNPDHVLQGTGVRPGSDFRRPGDDSTVAPEDAARFLSCHCSGHCPDDAKNNTCETNGQCFAITEEDENGDVILSSGCMKYEGSHFQCKDSQFAQTRRTIECCQFDFCNRDLKPELPPRDLEPPDSHWLAFLISVTVCCCTLICVTVICYYRYKWQTERQRYHRDLKQDEAFIPVGESLKDLINQSQTSGSGSGLPLLVQRTIAKQIQTVRLIGKGRYGEVWLGRWRGEKVAVKVFFTREEASWFRETEIYQTVLMRHENILGFIAADINGSGASTQLYLITDYHENGSLYDYLKFTILDTHALLRLAYSAACGLCHLHTEIYGTQGKPAIAHRDLKSKNILVKKNATCCIADLGFAVKFNSDTNEVDIPLSTRMGTRRYMAPEVLDETLNKNHFQAYIMADIYSYGLVIWEMARRCVTGGIVEEYQLPYYEMVPSDPSYEDMLEVVCVKGLRPTVSNRWNSDECLRAMLKLMSECWAHNPASRLTILRIKKTLAKMVESQDIKI, from the exons GTCAGAATCCTGACCACGTGCTGCAGGGCACTGGAGTGAGGCCTGGCTCAGACTTCAGAAGGCCTGGGGATGACTCTACTGTGGCACCAGAAGATGCTGCTCGCTTTCTCAGCTGCCACTGTTCAGGACACTGCCCTGACGACGCCAAGAATAACACCTGCGA GACAAATGGGCAGTGCTTTGCTATCACTGAAGAAGATGAAAACGGAGATGTGATCCTAAGCTCAGGCTGTATGAAATATGAGGGCTCTCACTTTCAGTGCAAG GATTCACAGTTTGCACAGACACGTCGAACCATTGAATGCTGCCAGTTTGATTTTTGTAATCGAGACCTAAAGCCAGAGTTACCACCTCGAGACTTGG AACCACCAGACTCTCATTGGCTGGCCTTCCTCATTTCAGTAACTGTGTGCTGCTGCaccctcatctgtgtcactgtcaTCTGTTATTACAG GTATAAGTGGCAGACAGAGAGGCAGCGCTACCATAGAGACCTGAAGCAGGACGAGGCCTTTATCCCAGTAGGAGAATCTCTAAAAGATCTCATCAACCAATCTCAAACATCAGGCAGTGGCTCCGGGCTCCCTCTGCTG GTCCAGCGCACCATTGCAAAGCAGATCCAGACAGTGCGTCTTATTGGTAAAGGGCGATATGGAGAGGTGTGGCTGGGTCGGTGGAGGGGGGAGAAGGTAGCAGTGAAAGTGTTCTTTACTCGAGAGGAGGCCAGCTGGTTTCGAGAGACAGAGATCTACCAAACCGTGCTCATGAGACATGAGAATATACTAG GCTTCATTGCTGCTGACATAAATGGCAGTGGAGCCTCTACGCAACTCTACCTGATCACTGACTACCATGAGAATGGCTCTCTTTATGACTATTTGAAGTTCACCATTCTGGATACACATGCCCTGCTTAGACTGGCCTACTCTGCTGCCTGTGGCCTGTGTCACCTGCACACAGAGATCTACGGCACACAAGGAAAACCTGCTATAGCTCATAGAGACCTGAAGAGCAAGAACATCCTCGTTAAGAAAAATGCCACCTGTTGCATCGCTGACCTGGGCTTTGCTGTCAAATTTAATAG TGACACAAATGAAGTGGACATCCCACTGAGTACACGTATGGGGACCAGACGTTATATGGCTCCAGAAGTCCTGGACGAGACTCTGAATAAGAACCACTTCCAAGCTTACATCATGGCCGACATCTACAGCTATGGACTGGTTATTTGGGAAATGGCCAGACGCTGTGTTACTGGAG GTATCGTGGAGGAATATCAGCTACCATATTATGAGATGGTTCCATCAGACCCATCTTATGAGGATATGCTAGAGGTAGTGTGTGTCAAAGGACTGCGGCCAACTGTATCTAACAGATGGAACAGTGATGAG TGCCTGAGGGCCATGTTGAAGCTGATGTCAGAATGCTGGGCCCACAATCCTGCGTCACGCCTGACCATCCTACGAATCAAGAAGACTTTAGCGAAAATGGTGGAATCTCAAGACATTAAAATCTGA
- the LOC127413722 gene encoding bone morphogenetic protein receptor type-1A-like isoform X2, translating to MQFGRSTTWIRMTPATSLHAYKTLCQHASQKWIFLYGQNPDHVLQGTGVRPGSDFRRPGDDSTVAPEDAARFLSCHCSGHCPDDAKNNTCETNGQCFAITEEDENGDVILSSGCMKYEGSHFQCKDSQFAQTRRTIECCQFDFCNRDLKPELPPRDLEPPDSHWLAFLISVTVCCCTLICVTVICYYRYKWQTERQRYHRDLKQDEAFIPVGESLKDLINQSQTSGSGSGLPLLVQRTIAKQIQTVRLIGKGRYGEVWLGRWRGEKVAVKVFFTREEASWFRETEIYQTVLMRHENILGFIAADINGSGASTQLYLITDYHENGSLYDYLKFTILDTHALLRLAYSAACGLCHLHTEIYGTQGKPAIAHRDLKSKNILVKKNATCCIADLGFAVKFNSDTNEVDIPLSTRMGTRRYMAPEVLDETLNKNHFQAYIMADIYSYGLVIWEMARRCVTGGIVEEYQLPYYEMVPSDPSYEDMLEVVCVKGLRPTVSNRWNSDECLRAMLKLMSECWAHNPASRLTILRIKKTLAKMVESQDIKI from the exons GTCAGAATCCTGACCACGTGCTGCAGGGCACTGGAGTGAGGCCTGGCTCAGACTTCAGAAGGCCTGGGGATGACTCTACTGTGGCACCAGAAGATGCTGCTCGCTTTCTCAGCTGCCACTGTTCAGGACACTGCCCTGACGACGCCAAGAATAACACCTGCGA GACAAATGGGCAGTGCTTTGCTATCACTGAAGAAGATGAAAACGGAGATGTGATCCTAAGCTCAGGCTGTATGAAATATGAGGGCTCTCACTTTCAGTGCAAG GATTCACAGTTTGCACAGACACGTCGAACCATTGAATGCTGCCAGTTTGATTTTTGTAATCGAGACCTAAAGCCAGAGTTACCACCTCGAGACTTGG AACCACCAGACTCTCATTGGCTGGCCTTCCTCATTTCAGTAACTGTGTGCTGCTGCaccctcatctgtgtcactgtcaTCTGTTATTACAG GTATAAGTGGCAGACAGAGAGGCAGCGCTACCATAGAGACCTGAAGCAGGACGAGGCCTTTATCCCAGTAGGAGAATCTCTAAAAGATCTCATCAACCAATCTCAAACATCAGGCAGTGGCTCCGGGCTCCCTCTGCTG GTCCAGCGCACCATTGCAAAGCAGATCCAGACAGTGCGTCTTATTGGTAAAGGGCGATATGGAGAGGTGTGGCTGGGTCGGTGGAGGGGGGAGAAGGTAGCAGTGAAAGTGTTCTTTACTCGAGAGGAGGCCAGCTGGTTTCGAGAGACAGAGATCTACCAAACCGTGCTCATGAGACATGAGAATATACTAG GCTTCATTGCTGCTGACATAAATGGCAGTGGAGCCTCTACGCAACTCTACCTGATCACTGACTACCATGAGAATGGCTCTCTTTATGACTATTTGAAGTTCACCATTCTGGATACACATGCCCTGCTTAGACTGGCCTACTCTGCTGCCTGTGGCCTGTGTCACCTGCACACAGAGATCTACGGCACACAAGGAAAACCTGCTATAGCTCATAGAGACCTGAAGAGCAAGAACATCCTCGTTAAGAAAAATGCCACCTGTTGCATCGCTGACCTGGGCTTTGCTGTCAAATTTAATAG TGACACAAATGAAGTGGACATCCCACTGAGTACACGTATGGGGACCAGACGTTATATGGCTCCAGAAGTCCTGGACGAGACTCTGAATAAGAACCACTTCCAAGCTTACATCATGGCCGACATCTACAGCTATGGACTGGTTATTTGGGAAATGGCCAGACGCTGTGTTACTGGAG GTATCGTGGAGGAATATCAGCTACCATATTATGAGATGGTTCCATCAGACCCATCTTATGAGGATATGCTAGAGGTAGTGTGTGTCAAAGGACTGCGGCCAACTGTATCTAACAGATGGAACAGTGATGAG TGCCTGAGGGCCATGTTGAAGCTGATGTCAGAATGCTGGGCCCACAATCCTGCGTCACGCCTGACCATCCTACGAATCAAGAAGACTTTAGCGAAAATGGTGGAATCTCAAGACATTAAAATCTGA